TCCCTGTACCGATGGAGCCTCAGATCCTGGGATTCAATAAGGAAACAATGCATGCCCACGCCATGCTGACCCGTCCTGGGTGAGAGAGGAAGCCAACACAAGCACTGGGTCTCAAGAGAGAAGGTTTATTGCAGGAAGATCAATGTCCAACAACAGGTCATCCCTGTGGATTGAGACGGTTTCCAGGAGTGACCGTACCCCAGCCGGTGCCAGGCTAATCAGACAGAAGCCAGGGGCCGCCTCCTCTGGGAGAAATGCCAGCTATGGCCCGCTCCAGCTCATATCCACCCGCAAGTCATGATTCACTATTTAACTTGTGCAATTCATCTTACTTTGACTAACCATCATTGCGACTGGactcatgatttttaaattaaaatgtgatCACATTCATTACTCAGACATCCCATGATTCTAGGGCTCACAGGACACTCCCGACcagccccctccccactcctgatTCTCTCTAGAGATGAGGTGTCCCAGCTACATACACACTTAAAAGCCTCAATCACCCGCCCCCACTAGCTCCTGACAGGTTTACCTTCCAGGACATCAAAAATGTCACCCAGGGCCTTATTCACGCACCGGAGGAACTCCCTGACATCCCGGCCCGGGTAGGAGGAGATGTTGCACCCAATCCAGTCATCATGGACCCCGTAGCCGATGCCGAAGCCATCAGGGACAACAGGGGCAAAGCCCCCGATGTTCACAGCAGGGCTGGTCAGGGTGCTGGTGGACAGGATGTTGTGGTTTATCTGCCCATAGGCAGGGTCCTGGTATAAGTCAGGCAGGGGGTGGCCTTCAGCTGCCGCCAGGTATTTCAAGGCAAACAAGTGTCTGTCGAAGCCCTGGCCTGTGGGACACAAAGCAAAACAGTGACCGCCAGCTGATTCTCCAATAAAACCTCCTGAGTGCGGCTCAGCCCCTGTCCTAGTAGGATGGCAGATGCATGGTTCAAAAATCTGAAGCCAAAGAGGCATCCAGAGAGGCTTTGGGATGCCATGTGGTCCTACTCCATCCCCCATGATGCCTCCACCCTGCCGCACCTCTAGTGAGGTCCTCCTGACCGGTGGAAGCCATTTGGGTCCCTGCCAGCCGAGTCCCTCCCAAGCGGAGCCCAGGTGGCTTCCCTGCCCTTTCCCACACCTCCCTGGGGCACTTACCCATTGCGGCTTCCTTTGTCAGCTGGTTGTGGTACTTGGAGCACTGGGCAATCATGTCCCTGAGCTGGTCTGTGCTGCTCTGGGAAGGCTCTCGGACAAACGCCTCAGAGCATTTCTTAGTGAACACAGAAGCTGGACGGACGGTCTCGGTGCGGCCATGCTTGAACGCCGCCGTGCTGCAGGACTCGTAGGTGGCCACTGTCTGCCCGTACTGCCGGAAGAAGGCCATCTGGAAGGCGAGCTGAGCCACGGCATCAGGACTGATTTTATGCCTCTTCAAGAACTCTTTACCTCCTCTTTGGAACTGAATGCTGTCCACTGTGAGGGTCTGCACGGTGGAGTCGAACTTCTCTTTGGCTCTGGTGATTCCAGCTTTCAAGATATCATTCAATCTAAAGTCAAGTTTCTGCACAGCCTTCGATGAGTCAACGGGAGCAGGCTGAGCCTGGGGTGTGATGGCAGGGGTCTGAGTGCTGTCTTTAAACACTTCATTGAAGAATCTAAGCACAGCGACGCCGTCCCCCCAGGAGTGTTCAAAGTTGATGGCGGCGTTCCCATCCTTGGCCATAATGAGGCTAAAGGATTTGTCAAACCATCGGTTCACACCGTCCCCATGCAGCATGGTATGGGACAAATGGACCAGGTCTGTGATGGGGAAGCCATCCAGACACAGGCAGAACAGGGCCGAGTCCACCTTCTCAAGAGCTTCCTTGTTCCCATTATTCAGCAGCTCCTGCCTCAGCCCTGCCCAGACGTCTCGGTTTTCAGAGGTCAGATACGCCAGAGGGAACTGGGGAGCGGGGCTGCCATCGGAGAGGATGTACTTGAGGTGAGCATGGACCTCAGCCGCTTTGAGCACGTTCCCATCCTGGTCCAGGACGTCAAAGACATAAAAATTCCCATTCCTCAACACCAGGAGGtgcttttccttctcattggTAA
The window above is part of the Gracilinanus agilis isolate LMUSP501 chromosome 4, AgileGrace, whole genome shotgun sequence genome. Proteins encoded here:
- the CPT2 gene encoding carnitine O-palmitoyltransferase 2, mitochondrial isoform X2; its protein translation is MRALVVRPRLGPLPGPLWLPGAGGTRRRRLGAEAGAGAERQYLQRSVVPTLHFQPSLPRLPIPKLEDTMKRYLSAQRPLLDDSQFRKTEQLCRSFESGLGQALHAQLVAQDKQNKHTSYISGPWFDMYLSARDSVVLNFNPFMSFNPDPKPDYNDQLTRATNLTVSAVRFMKTLRAGLLEPEVFHLNPAKSDTDAFKRLIRLVPSSLAWYGAYMVNAYPLDMSQYFRLFNSTRLPKPGRDELFTNEKEKHLLVLRNGNFYVFDVLDQDGNVLKAAEVHAHLKYILSDGSPAPQFPLAYLTSENRDVWAGLRQELLNNGNKEALEKVDSALFCLCLDGFPITDLVHLSHTMLHGDGVNRWFDKSFSLIMAKDGNAAINFEHSWGDGVAVLRFFNEVFKDSTQTPAITPQAQPAPVDSSKAVQKLDFRLNDILKAGITRAKEKFDSTVQTLTVDSIQFQRGGKEFLKRHKISPDAVAQLAFQMAFFRQYGQTVATYESCSTAAFKHGRTETVRPASVFTKKCSEAFVREPSQSSTGQGFDRHLFALKYLAAAEGHPLPDLYQDPAYGQINHNILSTSTLTSPAVNIGGFAPVVPDGFGIGYGVHDDWIGCNISSYPGRDVREFLRCVNKALGDIFDVLEGKPVRS
- the CPT2 gene encoding carnitine O-palmitoyltransferase 2, mitochondrial isoform X1, coding for MRALVVRPRLGPLPGPLWLPGAGGTRRRRLGAEAGAGAERQYLQRSVVPTLHFQPSLPRLPIPKLEDTMKRYLSAQRPLLDDSQFRKTEQLCRSFESGLGQALHAQLVAQDKQNKHTSYISGPWFDMYLSARDSVVLNFNPFMSFNPDPKPDYNDQLTRATNLTVSAVRFMKTLRAGLLEPEVFHLNPAKSDTDAFKRLIRLVPSSLAWYGAYMVNAYPLDMSQYFRLFNSTRLPKPGRDELFTNEKEKHLLVLRNGNFYVFDVLDQDGNVLKAAEVHAHLKYILSDGSPAPQFPLAYLTSENRDVWAGLRQELLNNGNKEALEKVDSALFCLCLDGFPITDLVHLSHTMLHGDGVNRWFDKSFSLIMAKDGNAAINFEHSWGDGVAVLRFFNEVFKDSTQTPAITPQAQPAPVDSSKAVQKLDFRLNDILKAGITRAKEKFDSTVQTLTVDSIQFQRGGKEFLKRHKISPDAVAQLAFQMAFFRQYGQTVATYESCSTAAFKHGRTETVRPASVFTKKCSEAFVREPSQSSTDQLRDMIAQCSKYHNQLTKEAAMGQGFDRHLFALKYLAAAEGHPLPDLYQDPAYGQINHNILSTSTLTSPAVNIGGFAPVVPDGFGIGYGVHDDWIGCNISSYPGRDVREFLRCVNKALGDIFDVLEGKPVRS